A window of Nomascus leucogenys isolate Asia chromosome 19, Asia_NLE_v1, whole genome shotgun sequence genomic DNA:
GAGGCAGTGCGGAAAGCGCTGTGGAGGAGGGGCTGGCTTGGCTAGGTGTGGGATAAGGATGGGTCTCTGGGGTGGCTGCAGGGTATAGCAAAAGAAGGGCAAGGAAGGGATGCGTAGCTCCTTGAAGCTGGGTGCTTTGTGAGCGCAGTCACAGTGGGCAGTGAGGCTGCCAGACAGGCGGGCACTGGCTTTTCCTAAGAGATGGTGGGCCCAGGGAAGTCACGGCCATGGTGGCAGAGAGGGGGTGAGGGCCCCTGATGGTGGTATGTGTCTGCCTGACCCCACGGAGATGGCCCTGCCCCCAGGCCCAGGCTCTCAGGTCACCCTTCCCCTGTGAGATCCCACGACCACTGCTTCCATCTCACAAGCTACAGGTTCCAAAGAGCTCTAATGCCCAGTCTCTCCTGTGCTCCTGCAGACGGCTCTGGCGGGCAGTGAGGGTGGGGGTTAATAGCTCTAGCTCAATCCTCCAGATTGCAGGAAAGGCAAGTGAGCCCAGAGAGGGGTagggatttgcccaaggtcacacagctatcaCGTGGCCAAGCTAGGGCTATGTCCACGCTCCCTACTCCCTGTTGAGCCCCATCCATGGTGCCATGCCCTCCCCTCTCCACCAAGTAGTGCCAGCCTGGGGGGACAGGGAAGGATGGGATGAGAAGCAGCTCTGGCTCAAGGCCTGCCCAGTTGTCGAGGTGAGTTGTGGTCTGGCTGCCATGGCCCAGCTGGCGGGCGCAATCTGTTCTCACCCTGCTGGAGCACAGACGTCCCAAGCACAGTGGCTCTACAACTCAGCTGTCCAGGTCCCTGGCAAATGGTGACACAGTTACTGGCCTGATGCTGTGGAGGGGGGCAGGGGAGCTGATTCTAAGGGCAGCCCCAAGCAGCTGTCCCCAGAGCTCCTTGAGCTTTAAAATCCAAATGGCCCTGGGTTGACAGAGGTGCCAGCTTTACTGGAACTGAGCTGCCCTCAAGCCTGGCTGCTGTCTTGGAAACATGAGAGTAATCTGGCACTTCACTCATTATTAATCACAGGGAGCCATTATTGAGCACTTGATAtgtaccaggctctgggctaAGTGCATTACGCACATTATCTTACTTATTCCTCCCCAAAGTCCTGTGAGGCAAGTgtattattaaccccattttatagatgtggaaactaaggctcagagaaatcgtgcatacacacacacacacacagagagagagagagagagagagagagacagagcaagtcCAGGACAGAGTCACACAGTATCCTGCCCTGCAATTAAGTTATCAAACATATTCTGGGCCTCCATAGGTATGGCTGGCAATGTGGAGGTGGAAGCCAGAGAGGAAAGTGACAAGACTCATCAGTGCCACCCCTTCCCCCCAAAGCTAGTGTTTAGCTCTATGTAGTTAGGGATCCTAGAGGACAGGGGGTGGTGGTAATATTGGCCCTGGAATTACAAGCTGAACATTTTCAGTACCACTCAAATAAGGCAGAGATCACTTTTAGCTGTGAGGAATCCAGGAGGACTGCATGGAAGAAGAAACATTTGGTTAAGATTTGATAAGgcttagaaaggaagaaaatgccaGCATCATTTTATTATCATAATTCTATTAATGCAAGTAGTAAATATATCAACAATGAAAGAAGCAGGCCAGCACCAGTAATAacactttacaaatgaagaaacatgcTCAGAGAGGgggagtaatttgcccaaggtcacacagccactgGGGCCCTGTCACTAGGGATGAGCTCCCATCCGGGATCATTTTCCCTCCAGGTAGCCGGAAGAATTCTCGACTTAGGCCTTTGAATGGCTGGTGCAGAGGGAACCTTTGCCTCTGCCCTGATCCTGGCTCAGGGTGGGCAAGGGTGGGGGcggggcacagagaggttatcTGACTGATGATAGTAACACACCTGGAAGGACACCGAGGGCTCCTGCTTTGCCAAGGGTAACACCACCTCCCCATGAGGACAGACCCTACATCAGGTCAAGCACAGAGGATGACCCCAGGGCCTCCAGCTGGAGGCTGATGAGGACCCCGGAACACTCATTCATCCAGCTGTtgcagggaggggcaggcagtCTCCTTTCTTCTTTGGCACAGTGGGCCAGCTGCCCCAGGGAGACTGAAGGGCCCTTGTTGCCAACCAACCCCACATAAGCTTTGGCTGGCAGCAGGGAATCCACCAAGAAGCCAGCCCTGCCTCAGTCGCCCTTCCTGTACACTGGATCACAAGATGTCAGAACCCACTCAGGGCAACCACCTCACCTTGTagtcaaggaaactgaggcatggagaggacAAGGAGCATGCCCGCAGCCCAGGACACTGAACTAGAATCCAGCTTTCCCAGCTGACCTGTGCCCTCACACTCTCCCTGTGCCTCTGGACGAGTTCTCAGCAGCACCCAGGCCACCCCTTCTCTAGGCATACAAAATAGTCCAGTCATTGAGGTCAAATGGACTCGAGTTCAAACACGGTTGTTCTGCTCccaagctgtgtgaccctggaagTCAGCCCTCCCTATTTCTTCCTTCCTACATACCTTCTGCAGGTGTCACATGAGTACAATAGAAAGCATGAGccagggcctagcacagtgcctggggaTAAGGAGCGCCCATCATTGTGGACCCAGACCCACAAGGTGGGGGAGGTGGCGGCGCGacggggagggagaagagggttTCTGGAGGGGCAGCCCCAAAACATATGCTTTCTGTCCTCCCCCACTTTCCCCCAGGCTACGGGCACGCGGCGCCCAGCACGGATGGCGGCAAGGTGTTCTGCATGTTCTACGCGCTACTGGGCATCCCGCTCACGCTCGTCATGTTCCAGAGTCTGGGCGAGCGCATCAACACCTTGGTGAGGTACCTGCTGCACCGCGCCAAGAAGGGGCTGGGCATGCGGCGCGCCGACGTgtccatggccaacatggtgctcATCGGCTTCTTCTCGTGCATCAGCACACTGTGCATCGGCGCCGCCGCCTTCTCCCACTACGAGCACTGGACCTTCTTCCAGGCCTACTACTACTGCTTCATCACGCTCACCACCATCGGCTTCGGCGACTACGTGGCGCTGCAGAAGGACCAGGCCCTGCAGACGCAGCCGCAGTATGTGGCCTTCAGCTTCGTCTACATCCTTACGGGCCTCACGGTCATCGGCGCCTTCCTCAACCTCGTGGTGCTGCGCTTCATGACCATGAACGCCGAGGACGAGAAGCGCGACGCCGAGCACCGCGCGCTGCTCACGCGCAACGGGCAGGCGGGCGGCGGCGGAGGGGGTGGCAGCGCGCACACCACGGACACCGCCTCATCCACAGCGGCAGCGGGCGGCGGCGGCTTCCGCAACGTCTACGCGGAGGTGCTGCACTTCCAGTCCATGTGCTCGTGCCTGTGGTACAAGAGCCGCGAGAAGCTGCAGTACTCCATCCCCATGATCATCCCGCGGGACCTCTCCACGTCCGACACGTGCGTGGAGCAGAGCCACTCGTCGCCGGGAGGGGGCGGCCGCTACAGCGACACGCCCTCGCGACGCTGCCTGTGCAGCGGGGCGCCACGCTCCGCCATCAGCTCGGTGTCCACGGGTCTGCACAGCCTGTCCACCTTCCGCGGCCTCATGAAGCGCAGGAGCTCCGTGTGACTGCCCCGAGGGGCCTGGAGCACCTGGGGGCGCGGGCGGGGGACCCCTGCTGGGAGGCCAGGAGACTGCCCCCTGCTGCCTTCTGCCCAGTGGGACCCCCCACAACATCCCTCACCACTCTCCCCCAGCACCCCCATCTCCGACTGTGCCTGCTTGCACCAGCCGGCAGGAAGCCGGGCTCTGAGGACCCCTGGGGCCCCCATCGGAGCCCTGCAAATTCCGAGAAATGTGAAACTTGGTGGGGTCAGGGAGGAAAGGCAGAAGCTGGGAGCCTCCCTTCCCTTTGAAAATCTAAGAAGCTCCCAGTCCTCAGAGACCCTGCTGGTACCCAGACCCCCACCTCCGAAGGGGACTTCATGTTCCGTGTATGTTTGCATCTCTATTTATACCTCTGTCCTGCTAGGTCTCCCACCTTCCCTTGGTTCCAAAAGCCAGGGTGTCTTTGTCCAAGTCACCTCTACTCAGCCCCACTCCCCTTCCTCATCCCCAACTGTGTCTCCCAACCTCCCTTCGTGTTGTTTTGCATGGCTTTGCAGTTATGGAGAAAGTGGAAACCCAGCAGTCCCTAAAGCTGGTCCCCAGAAAGCAGGACAGAAAGAAGGAGGGACAGGCAGGCAGCAGGAGGGGtgagctgggaggcaggaggcagccGCCTGTCAGTCTGCAGAATGGTCGCACTGGAGGTTCAAGCTAACTGGCCTCTAGCCACATTCTCATAGCAGGTAGGACTTCAGCCTTCCAGACATTGCCCTTAGAATCTGGAACAGAAAACTTCAGACTCACCATAATTGCTGATAATTACCAACTCTTTAATTTGTCAAGTGATTTTTAGCCTCTGAAAAGTCTATGCTGGCCACTGATTCCTTTGAGTCTCACAAAACCCTACTTAGGTCATCAGGGCAGGAGTtctcactcccattttacagatgagaatactgAGGCCTGGACAGGTGAAGTGACCAGGGAGCAAAAGGCAaaggggtgggggctgggtgcagtggctcacacctgtattcccaacacatttggaggctgaggttggaggattgcttgagcccaggaattcgagaccagcctaggtgacaagtgagaccccatctctacaaaaaataaaaaattaaccaggtgtggtggcacgtgcctgggagtcccagcgacttgggaggctgaggtgggaggattgtttgagcctgggaggtcgaggctgtagtgagccctgatcgcaccactgtactccagcctgggtgacaggacaagaccctgtctcaaaaaaaaaaaaaaaatggcaaaggaagACAAGAGCCCAGCCAACTTGTTCCTAGCTGAAGTGTTCTTTCCTTCCAGCTTGGCCAGCTCTTAAAAGCAAAGCTCCTGCAGTGTACATCCTGGCATTGTGTGGCTGCCTCGGTTTTACACCAGAATCAGAAGTCCTGGGTCAGAGGGCACTGCTGAGGCTCAGCCTCTTCTCTTCTTGGCCAGGAGGCAGCAGCTCTGAATGGGCCCCTGAGGCTGCACAGGGGCCTTTATCACTGGGGTGCATGCTTACAAACAGTGCAGTTCTTGGGACCAAGGTAAGCAGGGCTGGGTCTCATGGCAGAAAGGCCAGGATCTGGGGCTCTAGGAATTTGAGAATTAGGCAGAGTGGCCAAGAAAGCTGGCAGGCATATCCTATGGGACATCACACCTGGCACCATTGTCATTGTTGGTGCCTGTGTCCCAAGTAGCTAGTGATaagctgaggctgcagcaagAAACACCCTTCCCAGGTGGGGGAGTTTGGACCAGAGGTGCCCTCTGCCCACCACACCTGCAACCCAGAAGCCCAGATGGAACTCAGCTGACGAAGGTGATGCTCGAGGCTCACTTTTGGGGCCCCACAGCTGGAGCCGGTATAGTGACTGGGACAACATCAAGGGGTGGATGAGGGGCCTCTCCTCCCACAACACTGCCTTCCCATGCTGTTCCCCTGCCAGCTCCTTAACACTGCCGACCAAGGCCAGCCCTGGCATTCAGGGAAGTTGGAGGGCAGCACCCACAGGGTGGCCAGCCTCAGGCCACACCCCAGCTGTGTCCTCTAGTCTCTAGGGACCCCTGGGGGGAAGAAGTCTACCCTGCTTGTGAGTCCCGTCTTGGTGTGGAGGAACTGGCTGCCCACATGCCAGGAAAGCAGGGCCCAGGACCTGGAGGTGCCCTCTGTGTttatgttgggggtgggggggcagtgCTGGCTGCCTCTGTCCTGTGTGTGACCCTGCCCTCGAAGGGTCCTGTCCTGTCAGTCCCGAGGGAGCCACAACCAAAGCTGCGGGGAGAAGGTGGGGAAGGGTGCGGAATGGCTGTGGGGCACAGCGTGGCAGACTGTTCAGTCTCTGCTGGGTCTTTCCTAGGGACCTGGAAGGCCAGTGTTGCTTCCCCCTCACTCCCTTTCACTGCAGACAGCCTCTCTGCTTCCCCAATGCCTTATGCCTGGGCACACTGCCACAGAATATGCAATATGTGTGGGTGACCATGCCCTCAcgcccacacccccaccccaggcagcCCCCGGACTCCAAAGGCAGTGGCTGCCACAGCCTCCCCTCAGCTCTTCCTGCCTATCTGTCTTCACACTGAGAATGGCGCCCAATAAATGCTATCCACGGAGACCAGGCTCAGGCTCCAGCTGCCTCTGTCATCGTATGCCCTTGCTGCTACCAGGGAGGGGCcatctcccaccccctcccctgccAGGGTCTACAAACATACCTAGctgctgggcgccgtggctcacagctgtaatcacagcactaggcaggcagatcacctgaggtcagaagttcaagaccagcctggccaacatggtaaaaccccgtctctactaaaaatacaaaaattagctgagcgtggtggcgcgtgtctgtagtcccaactactcggctactcaggaagctgacgcatgagaatcacttgaacccgggaggcagaggttgcagtgagctgagatcgcaccactgcactccagcctgagcaacagagtgaggccctatctaaaaaaaacaataataataaaataaaataacatgcgTAGCTGACTCGCCATGGGCTCTCTGGCCTGTGGGTGACACTGGCTTCCCTTTTGGGATTTCCTAGAAGATCCAGATTTTCTTAAGTCCCCCTGGAACAGACTAAGAAAGAAACACCTTAGAAATCACCTGGTCCTATTGTACCCCCGTACATGAgtaactgaggcccacagagagCAAATCACCTGCCTGAGTCACACAGCAGTGAGTGGCAGACCTAGGCTAGGAACTAGAAATGGGGATTCCTATTCCAGTGCTCCCCATCCTCACACAGCCTGCGGAGTCCGCCTGGACACGCCCAACCTGACAGTGGTACCTCCCAGTCAGCCGGTAGTATGGATTCCTTCTCCTGCAGTAGGGGCCCCCTGGCTGAGTGACCTGATTGACTTAAACATATGTCTTTGAAGGAGAGTGCATCACAAGCACCTTTCTTTGGAGAAGATTTTTTCTCTGGGTCTAGAGGGACACCTCAGGCTTGGGACTGGGCCTCAGAGCCCAGGACAGACCCTGAGAGCAGACCCACCTTACCCATCTGGTGCCAGCTCCCCAGGTCAGCTACAGTGACCCCCGAACTTCATAGAGTACAATCCACAGTAATAGCACACAGCTCCGTACCTATCTAGCTCCATGCCTATCTATGTGCCTACCTTTCACAAAATAATTCTCAGCAACCCTGCTACAGCCAATGACTCTAATATGTTCTGTTCTATTACATGTTATAAAATCTGGTCACGATCCACTAAATTGATGTCTGTACCTGCTAATGGTTTAATACCTGCAGACTGCAATATACTGGAGAAATAAAGGGAGTGGGAGTAGGGACACTTTCTCCCAGTGCCCCCACCGCCCCTCCTTACCCGCGTAGGTCAACTGAAAGATACAGAGAGGGAAGCTTTGATGGGGGGTTCAGAGTTCAAAGGAAGAAATGATGGCACCTGcactccctgcccccagaggCAGGACACAGCCAGCCCTCCTGTGACGGCATTCCTGGCAGCTCCTTGTTGGCCTGCAGCCCTCAGGGGGCTTAGTTGCCATTGACTCACCCACTCCTAAGGCCACCACATCAAAATCTGAGGCTTACTGCCCTGGCCCACCTGCCTCTGTCTTTCTTAAAACAGCTAAATGCAACAATAGCAGAAATTAGCTTGTTTTCGAGGTTGGCAATGACCAGTTCAAGGTGACGCTTGTTTTCTTAAGCAGTGCTTGCAGGACATAAATGTGATGACACTTGGCCCTCCTTTCTTTATCGCCTGGGACAGACTTTACAAACAGACCTGGGAGGAGTCCCCTAAGGGGCTGCATGTATCCCCATCTCCCTGGGGGTGATCAGCATTGTGGCAGCTGGGCAGAGCAGCGGTGAACTGCACCCATGTCCCTGCTCACATCTCCTAAGAGCTCAGAATCGCCTGAGGTTCTAGCGTGGGCTCCTTCTCTCCAGATGATGCCATCCCCACCCCCCTCATTTCCACACAGCATCTGAGGCATCCTGCACTAAAAGATATATgtacagcaaaacaaaaatagaaaaccagcACAGCAGAGTGGAGGTGGGGTATAAATATACCCAGATCCCCGCTGATTTGGTTACTCGGGGTGAGCATCAGATGGAAATAGAAGTTTCCGGGGgccaagagagaaagagggatgtAACGACAACTCTTTTCAAAACGTGTCCCATGGTACGCCTCGTGGAAAAAAGGGTTTGTTGGTCAAATGAATTTGGGAAAATGCTGTCAATATCACCGACTCATGGAGCTTCGCAAGGCATATTAGCTTAATAAAGATTATGAAAAGTCTTGCAGCAAAGATGCTGTTTACCCCTGCTTAACCCAGCACTGCCCAAACTCATTCCAAATACCAGAGCGTCTGTTTGCATGACATCTCTCCCAGCCCTGTATGTCATAGCACATGATTTGGGAAATGCTGATCTATCGAAATCTCACTGATGAAGAGAGAAGGCTGATCCTTCCTCCTCACCCCGCACTAAATTATAAAAGAAGTTTAGCTTGCAAGTCCTTCTATAAGTGAAGACCAcaacaatataaaatacatatgttatTCTCAATTACGTGCCAGATTCAACCAAGGCTCAAAGCAGCCTGCTTGCTCAATATCAGGCAGTGAATTGATGGCAAAGCAGGGATTTGAACACAGGCCAATGGTTGCGAGGCGTATGCTCTTACCCACCTGCTGTGTACTGTCCCATGATGATCCACGTCTTCAGCAAACGTTTGGCAGAAGTTCAGAGCTATTTATGATGTGGTCATTTCTTACTCAGAACCTCTGTGAGAGAGGAGGCTGTAATCTAAAGATGTCATCCTTCAAAGATGACAGATTCCATTGGAGCTAAGAAATCCTattctggccgggcacgatggctcacgcctacaatcccagcactttgggaggtagaggtgggcagatcacctgaggtcaggagttcgagaccagcctggccaacatggagaaaccctgtctctaccaaaaatacaaaaattagctgggtgtggtggcgtgcacctgtaatcccagttactcaggaggctgaggcaggagaatcacttgaacctgggaggcaaaggttgcagtgagccgaaatcatgccactgcactccagcctgggcgacagagtgagactctgtctcaaaaaaaaaaaagaaaagaaagaaagaaagaaagaaaagaaatcctattTTACCTCAGGCCCTCACATTCCCACATTTAGCTCTTTCTGCAGGCTCAGCATTCTCCCCTACCCCCAAGCCCAATAGCCTTCCCATCACTTATCTCAGGAAGCTAGAGGCAAGAGAGGGCTGTCCAGGGCTAGGGAAGGATGTGTTTAGGACAGACATGTTGGCAGAAGAAAGAGGCACTGCTGACAGTGACCAAGCCAAGCTCCCTCCCTTGCAGCTCACATCACCATCTCCACTGAGCAGCACAAAGCTGTGGCCCCCTCTCAATCCCAAAGCTGGATTCAGGTAAGAAGGTTGAATGACTCTGTTTCTCAGGTAACCCCTGAAAAGTTCAATCTGTCGTGGACTCAGTACCTTCCTCTTGCCCAGTGAGGCAGGAGCCTTGATGCTGGAACAACagcatctttttattattattactattattatcgagacggagtcttgctgtgttgcccaggctggagtgcagtggcatgatcttagctcactgcaacctccacctcccagcttcaagcaattctcctgtctcagcctcccaagtagctgggattacaggtgcccaccaccacacccggctaatatttgtatttttagtagagacagggtttcaccatgttggccaggctggtcttgaactcctgacctcaagtaatctgcccgcctcagcctcctaaagtgctgggattacaggcgtgagccaccaagcctggcagcCATTACCTTTTCTCAAGAGTtgcaaagatacacacacacacacacacacacacactcactcagaTAATTGTTCCAGCTCCTCTGTTTCAGAGGAAGGGATTTTGGTTCAGAGTGGAAGTGACATATTCAAGGTCATGAAGCGAGATAATGGTGTAGCCAGAGTTAGTATTCACATAGCCCAActttccaacacacacacacacacacacacacacatcagtaaGGGCCCAGCCTTCTCTGACTCTGATTTCAGATGAAAACTGCTAATCTCTGAGGTTGAGTCACTCTGATGCTGGAAATTTACCACATCCACATCTGGACAAACACAGAGACTCACACTCCTGCCCCTCAGTCTCCCAGCTGCAGGGGGAGGGCCTCGTGGGTGGTGCCAGCCCCTTAGGGCAAGGACTGTGATGGAATTGACCTCCGTGACCCTCTCTGGCCAGTGAACAGCACCCCCTTGAGAATCCATATTAACAGCATTTTGCATTTACAGAGCTCTCACATCACTCTCTCATTTGATCATCAGAACAACActgtggggctgggtgtggtggcccatgcctgtaatcccagcactttgagaggccaaggtaggcagatcacctgaggtcaggagttcaagaccagcctggccaagatggtgaaacctcatctctactaaaaatacaaaaattagccaggtgtggtggtgggcacctgtaatcccagctactcgggaggctgaggcaggagaattgcttgaacccaggaggcagaggttgcagtgagccgagataacgccattgcactccagcctgggtgacaacagcaaaactctgtctcaaaaacaaaaacgcaaaacaaaaaaaaaaagaacaacactgTGGTTTAAGTGAGGATTAATACCCCTGTTTTACAGATTACAAAACTACAGTTTAGAAAGACCCGAGGTCCTGCAAGCAGGGACTGTTCCACATTCACCCTGTATGTGAAGCACTGGGCAGAGCCACAGGCATTTCTGTAGTGATGGATGTGCTGGGCCAGGGCTGCAGCCCAGTCACAATAGCTCTGGGCCAGCAGTGTCCCGCTGTTCACCAGCCTCCCAGCTCACTGGGCAGGTTCCCATGGGTGGAGGAGCCCCCAGGTGGACATGGTTCACAGAACCCATCATCCAAAGGAGACAGGAGTTAGGAACACTTCACCCACTTCACCAGCAAACCCTGCCCAGAGCCTAGACTCGGGACCAAGGGCAGCAAAATGTTCAGCCAATGACCTCTGCCCTTTGGCTAGAGGAGACCAAGGTTCCTGGGGAAAAGGTCATGCCTTTGACCGAGCTGACGCCCCAAATCAACACTCTCCCACAGTTGTTGTTTCCTGGAAGAGGAAACACGCGACCAGGCCACCACTGACTATGGAATACATGCTGGACAATGGAAGTGAGACGGCCCCCAGGACCCTTGCCACCTCTCCCCAAGCTCTTTGCCCTTGTTCAAACAGGCACTGGGAGCAGAGCAGTGAGCTCATTTCAAAGTAGACATCTAACCtgggaagaagatgccatctccCCTTCCTGCAGTTTCTATGAGTGATGCCTGGGAGCCTGCAGCTCCAACTCTGCCAGGTTTCCTCTCCGAGGCTGGCAACCCACAACTAGAGGGATCCTCCTTTTCTTTTAGTTATTCAGGCTGGGGAGAACTGAGAGCATCTCTTTGTCCTTGGCTGTGCATACTGGTGGCAAATTccaagacaagagaaaaaaatcagtgcctgttaatttctttttttttttttttgagatggagtctcactctgtggcccaggctggagtgtagtggcgcgatctcagctcactgcaacctccacctcccgggttcaagcaattctcttgcctcagccccccgagtaggtGGCAtcacaagcacctgccaccacacctggctaatttttgtatttttagtagagacggggtttcgccatgttggccaggctggtctcaaactcctgacttcaggtgatccacccacctccacctcccaaagtgctgggattgcaggtgtgagacaccatgcccagcctgttacCTTTTGAGCCAGGCCTCTCCTGTGCCGAAGCTGAGCAGTTACCCTTTTTAATATCAGCGCCAGATTGCACTTTATTGCCACTGAGTAGCTCCAGGCCTTTGATGATGCTTCAGGTGTTGAAGCCTGGTTCCACATTAAATCTCTTCCTGCTCTCTCCTGGCCCCATATCACCCACTAATTTGGTAATATAGCCTTCTGCGCCATTACTCAAGCCTTTGATGAAAATATCAGAGGACAGAATCAGATAAGGGACCCTTAATTCAGGGTGACATTTATTCTGGCGTGTTCTTGGTGAACTGTTGCTGGCTCTGGCTACTCATCACTCCTTTTATCTGTTCTTAAAAATTATCTGTTTAATCAAAGCCAGCAGGTGGCTGGGCTCCAGTCACATCAGCACAGCTTCCTAGTCCCTAGATGTCAGTGACCTGGAGATTTGAACTTGCTAAAGATAGAAGGtgcttcctggccaggcacagtggctcatgcctc
This region includes:
- the KCNK3 gene encoding potassium channel subfamily K member 3, which gives rise to MKRQNVRTLALIVCTFTYLLVGAAVFDALESEPELIERQRLELRQQELRARYNLSQGGYEELERVVLRLKPHKAGVQWRFAGSFYFAITVITTIGYGHAAPSTDGGKVFCMFYALLGIPLTLVMFQSLGERINTLVRYLLHRAKKGLGMRRADVSMANMVLIGFFSCISTLCIGAAAFSHYEHWTFFQAYYYCFITLTTIGFGDYVALQKDQALQTQPQYVAFSFVYILTGLTVIGAFLNLVVLRFMTMNAEDEKRDAEHRALLTRNGQAGGGGGGGSAHTTDTASSTAAAGGGGFRNVYAEVLHFQSMCSCLWYKSREKLQYSIPMIIPRDLSTSDTCVEQSHSSPGGGGRYSDTPSRRCLCSGAPRSAISSVSTGLHSLSTFRGLMKRRSSV